A genomic window from Maridesulfovibrio bastinii DSM 16055 includes:
- a CDS encoding lysophospholipid acyltransferase family protein — MLRKIIFYICFFPVTIFFSLVAICFKNQKAAHWCERNWGRSIVLLSGCKIEADLSELDPEQTYIFMVNHQSFFDIPLLFCYLQKWQFKFIAKQSLFKIPVFGNAMSSANHISIDRNNKRQAMKDIQRAVATADNGNSPLIFPEGTRNPNPSKLLPFQIGGMIIALKCRKPIAPVIMVGPAETLPKGKLIIKPGTKIKIKALPPIDPSGYTIKDREKLKDDLQKMMDEAHAEMSNE, encoded by the coding sequence ATGTTACGCAAAATCATCTTTTATATCTGTTTTTTTCCGGTTACCATATTCTTCTCCCTGGTAGCCATTTGTTTCAAAAACCAAAAAGCAGCCCATTGGTGCGAACGCAACTGGGGAAGATCCATAGTATTACTCAGTGGTTGTAAAATAGAAGCGGACCTGTCTGAACTTGATCCTGAGCAGACTTATATTTTTATGGTCAACCACCAGAGTTTTTTTGATATCCCGCTGCTATTCTGTTATCTACAAAAATGGCAGTTCAAATTCATAGCCAAACAATCGCTTTTTAAAATTCCTGTTTTCGGAAACGCAATGAGTTCAGCAAACCATATTTCCATAGACAGAAACAACAAAAGACAGGCTATGAAAGATATCCAGAGGGCTGTTGCAACTGCTGACAACGGCAACTCGCCTCTTATTTTTCCTGAAGGAACCAGAAATCCGAATCCTTCAAAACTGCTGCCGTTTCAAATCGGCGGAATGATTATAGCACTCAAGTGCCGCAAGCCGATAGCTCCGGTTATCATGGTCGGCCCTGCTGAAACTCTCCCGAAAGGAAAACTGATTATCAAGCCGGGAACAAAGATAAAAATCAAGGCCCTGCCACCGATAGATCCTTCCGGATACACAATTAAAGACCGTGAAAAATTAAAGGATGACCTACAAAAAATGATGGATGAGGCACATGCGGAGATGAGCAATGAGTGA